From a single Arachis hypogaea cultivar Tifrunner chromosome 3, arahy.Tifrunner.gnm2.J5K5, whole genome shotgun sequence genomic region:
- the LOC140183672 gene encoding protein MAIN-LIKE 1-like has translation MRRQQGMVLDDRYVPYLQMAGLYHLARLNDRWFRLDEALVSAFVERWRPETHTFHMPFGECTITLQDVAYQLGLPVDGRYVSGCLSEFHIYIEGGRPAWVWFEELFGVVPPPSQVQKYAVNCSWFQETFGECPEGADEDTVRRYARAYIMMLLGTQLFADKSGNRVHIRWLPFVARLEEMGTYSWGSAALAWLYRCMCRVANRNVIKLAGPLQLLQSWIFWRFPRFRPAGFETFSWPLASRWSGYIPSSSEKGPRVQTWRLWIDRLQDREFIWMPYSSPDVLQVVHPEVLEPRHMVLWRSVTSLIYFAVIEWHQVDRVLPQFGGVQPRPQAALNIDFLMSKDGRGGDRWFPSHLQKWHQYWEDRTESVLRFDVVANPGPSHLFLDWWSQHGKRFLSPDPQLGDPRAAAIPVEASQRGAGQVPEMDRPDDVPDRRRVDRRARVGTRRSQRDWGWLERAMEAGDEAGPARGRRRHHPGRGRGRAAVHAAAPDPQDDDDDHHGPEGGDGAGAASVAGGSTQDGVHGVPTDDQPQQDGTPWVIPGSQWQDFLGADTLDPDFGSPRFLAEISAIMQEDEPGRRRPQTPATQAPLDVDLNEPATTPVGDQFALGGTPHFAYTAASQSVAGPSAAPLHFTPPAQPTPHEDADEIEDEEPFIRRGQRPRVPRRCGTGSHLFR, from the exons atgcggcggcagcagggcatggtcctggatgacagatacgttccgtACCTGCAGATGGCTGGTCTTTACCATCTTGCAAGGTtgaacgatagatggttccggTTGGACGAGGCCCTTGTGAGTGCGTTTGTTGAACGATGGCGTCCGGAGACTCACACGTTTcacatgccgttcggagagtgcactatCACACtgcaggacgtggcataccagctggGTTTGCCAGTGGACGGGCGTTACGTCAGCGGCTGCCTATCAGAGTTCCATATATACATCGAGGGTGGCCGTCCAGCCTGGGTTTGGTTCGAGGAGTTGTTTGGAGTGGTACCTCCTCCTagccaggttcagaagtacgcggtcaactgcagctggtttcaggagacGTTTGGTGAGTGCCCGGAGGGAGCTGATGAGGATACTGTGCGTCGTTATGcccgtgcgtacatcatgatgttgttgggcacgcAGCTTTTTGCGGACAAGTCGGGTAACCGCgttcacatcagatggcttccgTTTGTAGCTAGGCTGGAGGAGATGGGGACCTACAGCTGGGGTTCTGCAGCACtggcatggttgtaccggtgcatgtgccgtgTGGCGAACAGAAATGTTATCAAGCTAGCGGGCCCACTTCAGCTACTTCAGTCATGGATTTTCTGGCGATTTCCTCGGTTTAGGCCTGCAGGATTTGAGACGTTCAGCTGGCCACTGGCCTCGAG gtggtcaggttacaTCCCTTCCAGTAGCGAGAAGGGTCCTAGAGTTCAGACGTGGAGGCTATGGATAGACCGGTTGCAGGATAGAGAG TTTATCTGGATGCCGTACAGTAGCCCTGACGTACTTCAGGTCGTGCATCCCGAGGTTTTGGAGCCTCGGCATATGGTGCTGTGGCGGTCTGTTACATCGCTTATCTACTTTGCcgtcatagagtggcatcaggtAGACAGAGTTCTTCCGCAGTTTGGAGGGGTGCAGCCCCGTCCACAGGCCGCCCTAaacatcgactttctgatgtcgaAGGACGGCAGAGGCGGCGATCGATGGTTCCCCTCCCATTTGCAGAAGTGGCATCAGTATTGGGAGGACCGTACGGAGAGCGTGCTGAGATTCGATGTTGTTGCTAACCCTGGTCCGTCGCATCTGTTCTTGGATTGGTGGAGTCAGCACGGGAAGAGGTTTTTGTCTCCGGATCCGCAGTTGGGCGATCCGAGAGCCGCTGCTATTCCTGTCGAGGCCTCACAGCGGGGAGCTGGGCAAGTACCTGAGATGGATCGGCCTGACGACGTGCCGGATAGGAGGCGGGTTGATAGGAGAGCTCGCGTGGGCACACGTCGTAGCCAGCGTGACTGGGGTTGGCTTGAGCGTGCTATGGAGGCTGGCGACGAGGCCGGCCCCGCTAGGGGTCGACGACGACATCATCCTGGTAGAGGTAGAGGGCGTGCTGCGGTTCATGCCGCTGCACCTGACCCTCAGGACGATGACGATGATCACCATGGGCCTGAGGGCGGGGATGGTGCAGGGGCGGCCTCAGTTGCTGGTGGTAGTACCCAGGATGGGGTTCACGGAG TACCCACCGACGACCAGCCTCAGCAGGACGGTACTCCATGGGTTATTCCCGGATCACAGTGGCAGGACTTCCTTGGGGCAGATACGCTCGATCCGGACTTCGGCAGTCCACGGTTTCTGGCGGAGATTTCGGCTATCATGCAGGAGGACGAGCCGGGCAGGAGGCGTCCTCAGACCCCTGCCACGCAGGCACCCTTAGATGTTGATCTGAACGAGCCTGCTACGACTCCTGTTGGTGACCAGTTTGCTTTGGGAGGTACCCCACATTTCGCTTACACCGCTGCATCACAGTCTGTCGCCGGGCCGTCTGCCGCGCCACTCCATTTTACGCCACCCGCACAGCCTACCCCGCATGAGGACGCAGATGAGATAGAGGATGAGGAGCCGTTCATCCGCAGAGGTCAGAGGCCACGGGTTCCCCGTCGTTGTGGGACAGGCTCCCACTTGTTTAGATGA